A region from the Benincasa hispida cultivar B227 chromosome 10, ASM972705v1, whole genome shotgun sequence genome encodes:
- the LOC120089243 gene encoding F-box protein SNE yields MQKNHIPEPNEKRRKFLINDNLDILIEILKRLDGPSLGVATCVCRLWCTIARSESVWEQVCFRHVTSPLPSSVKSVVAALGGYKRLYMVSIRPVLSRLGYSDLVRRVWTQDEVQLSLSLFCVDYYERLTGSGRIGGDASALSLMFLCNTVNV; encoded by the coding sequence ATGCAGAAGAATCACATACCAGAGCCGAACGAGAAGAGACGGAAGTTCTTAATCAACGACAATCTCGACATTCTGATTGAAATCCTCAAGCGGCTAGACGGACCGTCGCTCGGCGTCGCCACATGCGTCTGCCGGCTCTGGTGCACCATCGCTCGAAGTGAATCGGTGTGGGAACAGGTTTGCTTCCGTCATGTAACATCGCCGCTTCCGTCGTCGGTGAAATCGGTGGTGGCCGCTTTGGGAGGGTACAAACGGCTGTACATGGTTAGTATCCGGCCGGTGCTGAGTCGACTCGGGTACTCGGACCTGGTGAGGCGAGTTTGGACTCAGGATGAGGTTCAACTTTCACTCTCTCTGTTTTGTGTGGATTATTACGAGCGACTCACTGGGAGTGGGAGAATCGGCGGCGACGCGTCCGCATTGTCCCTCATGTTCCTCTGCAACACCGTCAACGTCTGA